CAGGGATTGCGTGAATATGCCACAAAATCCCGCGCCCTGGTTCGGGTAATTTGTCGCGGTGTACATGACTTTCGCCGGAAAAAAACTGCATTTCAGCGGAAAAGACATGTCGGTAAGCTGACAATATCATAGTATTCGTGGTGAAGGATATGATCCTTCCTCCCTCCCCCAAGGGAGCAACCCCGGTGACGCAACAGGTAAACCCTCCCCTGTACGTCAGCATAACCTCCTATTGACCGTTGCCCGACCTCCCCCAAGGTCGGGCATTCTTTTTTTACTGACCGATCTTCAGGATTTCGTACTCCACGGCGCCTTTGGGCGCGTTGACGACCACTTCGTCCCCGACGCGTTTTCCGATAAGGCTCTGGGCCAGTGGGCTCGAAACGGCAATCAGATTGCTTTTATAGTCAGCTTCGTCGTCGCCGACAACCGTGTATACCACTTCGCTGTCAGTTTCCAGGTTCAGCAGAGTGACCTGTGAACCGAAGAGGACCTTGTCGCTAGCCAGGGTGGACGGGTCGATGACCTCGGCCCGCAGCACTTTGTCTTCAAGCTCAGCGATGCGCCCCTCAATAAAAGACTGCTTTTCACGGGCGGCATGGTATTCGGCGTTTTCTTTCAAGTCACCATGGGCGCGGGCAACGGCGATTTCTTCCTTCACCTGATGGCGTTCATTTTTTTTGAGGTGCTCCAGCTCTTTTCTGAGATTTTCCAGGCCGGTTTTGGTCATGGGAATTCGATCCATCAGTATCCTCCAGAATATGCGTAATCGTAAGTTTCAATGTGCCCCGGTGCAGGATACCTGTCAGGGGTTCGCCCGGATGCAGATCGCGGGCGTTATGTGCCACGGTTCCGTCGGCTTGCAGCAGCACGCTGTAGCCCCGTTGCAGGACTTTTCGTGGCGAAAGGGTTTCCAGAAGATCGCAGCAGCGCCCCAGGCGGTGCTGCGATATATCCAGCGAGGCTTGCATCCGGTTTTCCAGCCGGTGACGCAGCAGGGAACACTGGTGTTCCAGGTGTTCGACCCTGCTTTGGGGGCTCAGGCGGTGCAGGTGATTCCCCAGGTATTCCGTTTTCTGCTGCAGGTGTGTCACACGTCTCTCCAGAATTTTATCGAGTTTGGCAGACAGGGATTCCAGGCCAAATGTGCTGCGGTCCAGTGTTCTGCGCAGAGCCAGGGTGATATCGCGTTCGTGGCGCTCCAGAATCGCTGTGTTGCGGGTCAGCTGATTCTGTTGTAGCCAGGTCATGCGCTGCTGTGCTCGTCGCAGTCTCTCCTGGATCTGGCGAAATGGGGTTGCCAGCAGGTGGCCAAAAGCCGTAGGGGTTTCCACACGCAGATCTGCCACCAGATCACAGATGCTGAGGTCAGTTTCATGGCCGACAGCCGAGATGACAGGCAGCCTGCTGCGGAAAATCGCTTCGGCAATCTCCTGGCTGTTAAACGGCTGCAGGTCAAGGGCTGAGCCTCCACCACGACACAGTACCAGCAGGTCGTAGTCTGCTGACTGTGCGGCTGCGATGGCCTCGCATATTTGGCCAACCGCCACCTGTCCCTGGACGCTGACATGGTGGATGGTGATGTCCAGACAATACAAAACATCGGATGCCGTTGACAGAATATCCTGCAGCGCGGCACCCGATTCACTGGTAATTAACGCGATTCTTTGTGGGAAAGCCGGGATGGCTTTCTTATGTATCTTATCAAAGTAGCCTTTTTTTTCAAGCTCGGCTTTGAGTTTTGCAAAAGCTTCGAAGAGTCTGCCATCCCCCTGCACCTCTACGCGGCTGGCAACCATTTGAAACGTACTGTTATAGATATCCACATAGCCCTGACATTCCACCAGGTCTCCCCGGGAAATTTTTGCCAGGCCGTGGTGGTGGTTGCGGAAGTAGGCCACCTGGAGAGACTCATTGCCTTCCTTGAGGGTGATGTACAGATGACCGGCCGCTGAGCCATTGCAGGCAAACACTTCTCCCCTGACCCGTATGTTGCGGAATTCGCGCTTCAGGCCGAAGCGTACCCGGGTGAGGAAAGCGCAGACGCTGTAGACACTGGTGGATTCAACGGATGGCAGCATGGCAGAATGCACTCCTGGAGGAGCGGGCCTCAGGGAGTCCTGCCTTCGCGCAGCAGCAGCTCGCTTATGCTGCGCGCGTCCACAACGCAGTCGTTGACGGAGATACCACGGTATGAGTTACCGGTGAAGTACAGCCGAGGTGTGTGGCGACGCAGCTCTTCAATGTCACTGAGTATCTGGCTGTGGCCCATGTTATACTGGGGGATTCCGGCATCCCAGCGGAAGATTTTGCGGTAGATGGGCTCTGCGGCAATGCCCATGGTGATGCGGAGTTCGTCGCGCACCAGCTGCACCAGAGCATCGTCATCCAATAGCGCCAGCTCAGGCTGGCGGGCTCCGCCCACCATGCACTGGGTCAGGAAGGTGCCTGCCGGGGCGCGATGCTGGAAGATGGAACTGCTCCACAGGGAACCCAGCAGTTTGCGTCCTTCCCGTCCTGGCACCAGAAAGCCAAAGCCGTTGGTGTCCACGCCGGATAAGGAAGGCGTATCATAGGCCAGAGCCACAACGGAAATGGGGGACGATTGAATTGCCCTGAGCTTCCCGGCCAGCTCGGCGAAGCCGGAGTGCAGGATGTCGGCGCTGTCCCAGGCTGGCGTGGCGCATACGACGGCGTCAAAGGTCTCTTTACCGGCGGAAGTCCAGACTTCCCACTGACTGTCCTGGGAGCAGGTGAGGTTGAGCACAGGGCAGTTGGTGCGGATGGTGGCTCCACACTGCTCCTGCAGGGCTTCTATCATTTCGTAAAGTCCACCCTTGAAGGAGGTCAGCAGTCCGGCGGGCCCTGCCGGGCCGGAGGATGTTTCACCCTGCTGCTTTTTCTCTTTCTTAATGGCAAAGAGGGCGCGGGTCAGGGAACCATACTGCCGCTCCATCTGGTAGATTCTCGGGAAGCAGGATCTGACGCTCATGTGCGCGGGGTTTCCGGCATAGACACCGCTGGCCATGGGGTCGATCAGCCGCTCAAAGGCTTCGCGACCGAGCTTGCGGCAGCCGAATTCCTCCAGGGTCTCATCCTCAGCCCGTGGCTTGGGGGCAAAGTGCTCCAGGCACAGGCGCAGCTTGCCAAGGGGGCTCAGCAGCGGACTTGCCATGAACTTCAGCGGGTGAGCGTGGATTTCATTGAGCCTGGCGCTGGAATAGATAAAGCGGCGGGCGCTGTTGGCGTTGGCGGGAAGCAAGGTTGCGGTCAGTCCCAGCTCGTGGCTGAGCTGGACGATCTCCGGTCGACTGTCCAGGAAGCCGTTGGGCCCGGACTCACAGGTGAACTCCCCGCGGGATGTCTGTATCTTTCCGCCGGTTCTGGGTGCGGCTTCGAAAACGGTAATCCTGGCATCCGGTGCACCCTGATGCAGGTAATAGGCGGTACCAAGGCCGCTGAGGCCGCCGCCGATAATGGCAATACGTTCAGTCATGGTTGAGCTCCCGGCTGATCATGTGGGCAATAGCGTGGGCGAACAGGTCAGAGTCATTCAGGCACTCGACGACAGCATACTCCTTGACGCCCACCACTCCGGCCAGTTCCCGGTGCTCCATCTCAAGTTCGTAAACGGTTTCAACATTGTCACAGGTGAAGCTGACGGGCACCACCAGCATGTTTTCATGCCCCTCATCCACCAGCTCGGGCAGGCGGTGGTCGATATCCGGCTCCAGCCACTTGCCACGGGTGGCGCGGCTCTGGAAGACCACATCGTGGGCGTAGTCGGGGTAGAACTCCAGCAGCGCCTGAACCGTGCGGTAAATGTGGTCGCGATAGGGGTCGCCACTGCGGATAAGCTTTTCCGGCAGGGAGTGGGCGCAGAAGAGCAGCAGGGGCTTGTGCTGGCATTTCTGCAGCGCCTGATCGATTTTCTGACGCATGGCAGCGATATAGAAACGCTCGTCAGGGTAGGATTCCACCAGGTGGGTTTGGACGCCCTGAATGTCCTGTGTCGCCTGCTGGAAGTCTTCCACGCTGCTGCCCGTGGTGGAGAGGCTGTAGTGGGGGTACATGCTGAAACCGATTATCCGCGAGCAGCCCTTTTCCACCAGCTGCTGTACCGTTGCCGGTGTGCGGGGCTCCAGATAACGCATGCCCGCAGCCACCATGGCCTCAATGCCCAGCTGTGCCAGCTCCTGTTCCACCTTGGGGGCGAGCTTTTCCGTGTGCTCCAGCAGGGGGCTCTTGCCGCCGATGAGCTCATAGTGGCTGATGGCCGTAGGCAGGCGACGGGATATGATGTAGCTGGCCAGGGCCTTGCGCACCAGGCCATTGCGTATTCCAAGGATGCGCGGGTCGTTAAAAAGGCCGGTCAGAAAAGGCAGTACCTGCTCCAGGGAAGACGGGCCTCCCATATTCAGCAGTACGACTCCTGTTTTCATGAAGTACTCCTCGCGAAAATTTTTTGATACCAGATGCGCCACCTTTAAGGGGAGGAACGCTCAGAGTTATTCCACCGTAACCGACTTCGCCAGGTTGCGGGGCTGGTCCACGTCGCAGCCCTTGTAGTCGGCGATATGGTAGGCCAGGAACTGCATGGGAATGGCATTGACAAGCGGGCTCAGCTCTTCGTCGACTTCCGGGACCACGAAGTTCTCCACGGCTCCGCTGAGCTGGTTGTCCGGATTCGTGATGGCGATGACCAGTCCGTTGCGTGCCATGACCTCCTCTATATTGGAGATGGTCTTTTCGTAGACCTCTGACGCGGTGGCGACCACCACCACGGGCATTTCCTTGTCTATCAGGGCGATGGGCCCGTGTTTCATTTCACCGGCAGCGTATCCCTCGGCGTGGATATAGGATATCTCCTTGAGCTTCAGCGCGCCT
This portion of the Desulfurispirillum indicum S5 genome encodes:
- the greA gene encoding transcription elongation factor GreA, which encodes MDRIPMTKTGLENLRKELEHLKKNERHQVKEEIAVARAHGDLKENAEYHAAREKQSFIEGRIAELEDKVLRAEVIDPSTLASDKVLFGSQVTLLNLETDSEVVYTVVGDDEADYKSNLIAVSSPLAQSLIGKRVGDEVVVNAPKGAVEYEILKIGQ
- the hemG gene encoding protoporphyrinogen oxidase, yielding MTERIAIIGGGLSGLGTAYYLHQGAPDARITVFEAAPRTGGKIQTSRGEFTCESGPNGFLDSRPEIVQLSHELGLTATLLPANANSARRFIYSSARLNEIHAHPLKFMASPLLSPLGKLRLCLEHFAPKPRAEDETLEEFGCRKLGREAFERLIDPMASGVYAGNPAHMSVRSCFPRIYQMERQYGSLTRALFAIKKEKKQQGETSSGPAGPAGLLTSFKGGLYEMIEALQEQCGATIRTNCPVLNLTCSQDSQWEVWTSAGKETFDAVVCATPAWDSADILHSGFAELAGKLRAIQSSPISVVALAYDTPSLSGVDTNGFGFLVPGREGRKLLGSLWSSSIFQHRAPAGTFLTQCMVGGARQPELALLDDDALVQLVRDELRITMGIAAEPIYRKIFRWDAGIPQYNMGHSQILSDIEELRRHTPRLYFTGNSYRGISVNDCVVDARSISELLLREGRTP
- the xseA gene encoding exodeoxyribonuclease VII large subunit, which produces MLPSVESTSVYSVCAFLTRVRFGLKREFRNIRVRGEVFACNGSAAGHLYITLKEGNESLQVAYFRNHHHGLAKISRGDLVECQGYVDIYNSTFQMVASRVEVQGDGRLFEAFAKLKAELEKKGYFDKIHKKAIPAFPQRIALITSESGAALQDILSTASDVLYCLDITIHHVSVQGQVAVGQICEAIAAAQSADYDLLVLCRGGGSALDLQPFNSQEIAEAIFRSRLPVISAVGHETDLSICDLVADLRVETPTAFGHLLATPFRQIQERLRRAQQRMTWLQQNQLTRNTAILERHERDITLALRRTLDRSTFGLESLSAKLDKILERRVTHLQQKTEYLGNHLHRLSPQSRVEHLEHQCSLLRHRLENRMQASLDISQHRLGRCCDLLETLSPRKVLQRGYSVLLQADGTVAHNARDLHPGEPLTGILHRGTLKLTITHILEDTDGSNSHDQNRPGKSQKRAGAPQKK
- the hemH gene encoding ferrochelatase, with the protein product MKTGVVLLNMGGPSSLEQVLPFLTGLFNDPRILGIRNGLVRKALASYIISRRLPTAISHYELIGGKSPLLEHTEKLAPKVEQELAQLGIEAMVAAGMRYLEPRTPATVQQLVEKGCSRIIGFSMYPHYSLSTTGSSVEDFQQATQDIQGVQTHLVESYPDERFYIAAMRQKIDQALQKCQHKPLLLFCAHSLPEKLIRSGDPYRDHIYRTVQALLEFYPDYAHDVVFQSRATRGKWLEPDIDHRLPELVDEGHENMLVVPVSFTCDNVETVYELEMEHRELAGVVGVKEYAVVECLNDSDLFAHAIAHMISRELNHD